From Pusillibacter faecalis, one genomic window encodes:
- the flhB gene encoding flagellar biosynthesis protein FlhB: MAEGSKTEKATPKKRRDERKKGNTFLSQDAVAVATLTAAICTLFLLARAMTAQMGEFVAYCLAACGSPAGGTEVLREIAQQASWILAKTVLPMTLVTGFCAVAVTLAQTKFLVSGELLRPKFSRISPKQGIKRLFSLKSVIDALKGIVKITLLLVIVYLSLKSQFLESAKYLYTDIEAACRHLFESGKSMAVSIIIAFVVIAALDFLYQWWEYERQLRMSKQEIKEEYKQIEGDPQIKGKIKENQRKMAQRRMMQQVPHADVVIRNPTHFAVALRYQPEKDSAPIVLAKGQDELAARIVRIAQEHQVEVVENVPLARALYAQTELNQEIPPELYGAVAEVLVYIFKLTKRTL; the protein is encoded by the coding sequence TTGGCCGAGGGCTCAAAAACCGAAAAGGCAACACCCAAAAAACGACGGGATGAGCGCAAGAAGGGCAATACGTTTTTAAGCCAGGACGCGGTGGCTGTTGCGACGCTGACGGCCGCAATTTGTACGCTTTTTTTGCTGGCCAGAGCCATGACCGCCCAGATGGGAGAGTTTGTCGCCTATTGTTTGGCTGCCTGCGGGAGTCCGGCGGGTGGGACGGAGGTCCTCCGGGAGATCGCACAGCAGGCGTCTTGGATTCTGGCCAAGACCGTGCTTCCTATGACACTGGTGACAGGATTTTGCGCCGTGGCGGTGACGCTGGCGCAGACAAAATTTCTGGTCAGCGGCGAGTTGTTGCGGCCGAAATTTAGCAGAATCAGCCCAAAGCAGGGCATCAAACGCCTCTTCTCCCTGAAAAGCGTCATAGATGCATTGAAGGGAATTGTGAAGATCACGCTGCTCCTGGTGATTGTGTATCTGAGCTTGAAGTCACAATTTCTGGAGAGTGCGAAATACCTGTACACAGATATTGAAGCTGCATGCCGACACCTGTTCGAGAGCGGCAAGAGCATGGCGGTCTCCATCATCATTGCTTTTGTTGTGATTGCGGCGTTGGACTTTTTGTACCAGTGGTGGGAATACGAGCGGCAGCTGAGAATGAGTAAACAGGAGATCAAGGAAGAGTATAAACAGATTGAGGGAGACCCGCAAATCAAGGGGAAAATTAAAGAGAATCAGCGCAAAATGGCGCAGCGGCGCATGATGCAGCAGGTTCCGCACGCGGATGTTGTCATCCGTAATCCTACGCATTTTGCAGTGGCGCTGCGCTATCAGCCGGAGAAGGACAGCGCGCCCATTGTGCTGGCAAAGGGCCAGGATGAATTAGCTGCGCGCATTGTGCGGATTGCGCAGGAGCATCAGGTGGAGGTTGTTGAAAACGTACCGCTTGCCAGAGCACTTTATGCGCAGACAGAGCTGAACCAGGAGATTCCGCCGGAGTTGTACGGAGCCGTGGCAGAAGTGCTGGTTTACATTTTCAAGTTAACAAAGAGAACACTTTGA
- the flhA gene encoding flagellar biosynthesis protein FlhA: MKRLLNIALDNAVALGVVVIVLFLIIPLPTFLLDFLLIVNIGLAIMILMITMNISEALEFSIFPSLLLVTTLFRLGLNVSSTRMILRDGYAGEVIQNFGQLITGGNIVIGVVIFLIIVLVQFIVITKGAERVAEVAARFTLDAMPGKQMAIDADLSSGLINEQEARARRQKIQKEADFYGAMDGATKIVKGDAVMSIVITLINFVGGVIIGMVMGGGDFATVLQTYSIVTIGDGLVSQLPALMISTATGMVVTRSVSEGSLNRDVIAQFKAQPRAMMTTGVILLFLGVIPNTPHAALIIGGGGLVGGGYLVKRSMERQKTIAAAAEGAAAQPEEAPPSESDYYKDINNVYSLLTVEPIEMEFGYSLIPMVDEGQGGKLISRIVIFRRQYAQDMGFVFPSIRLHDAASLGTNQYVIRIRGEEVARGEILVDYYLALEPANPLGEIDGIETVEPAYGIPSRWILPENREMAEVYGYTVIDPLSVMLTHLSETIKKYAYELLNRAETIQLVENLKQSSPELVEEAIPSVVSYATLEKVLRSLLKEGVPIKDLGTILETLVDALGQGRDVDAATEQVRGALARTITRRFCEDGQLRVVTLDAEVEKKIISSLTRNEQGVYLAMGPDLMQQIVTQMAEYLRKFNELSQTPVILVSQVIRGYFSKMITQFYPGVYVLSFNEVTSSVQIQAIGNIAMDTASRKAVGQ; encoded by the coding sequence ATGAAACGGCTGCTGAACATAGCCTTGGATAATGCGGTGGCGTTGGGCGTCGTAGTCATCGTCCTGTTTTTGATTATCCCCCTGCCCACCTTTCTGCTGGATTTTTTGTTGATTGTCAATATCGGCTTGGCGATTATGATCCTGATGATTACCATGAATATTTCGGAGGCACTGGAATTTTCCATCTTTCCCTCCCTGCTGCTGGTAACAACACTTTTCCGCCTGGGACTGAATGTATCCAGCACACGAATGATTCTCCGGGACGGTTATGCGGGCGAGGTCATTCAAAATTTCGGGCAGCTGATCACCGGCGGAAATATTGTCATCGGCGTGGTGATTTTTTTAATCATTGTTCTGGTACAGTTCATTGTGATTACCAAGGGCGCCGAGCGTGTGGCTGAGGTGGCGGCCCGCTTCACACTGGACGCGATGCCTGGCAAGCAGATGGCTATTGACGCGGATTTGTCTTCCGGCCTGATTAACGAGCAGGAGGCAAGAGCACGGCGCCAGAAAATACAAAAAGAGGCAGACTTCTACGGCGCTATGGATGGCGCCACGAAGATTGTCAAGGGCGACGCGGTCATGTCCATTGTCATTACCCTGATCAATTTTGTGGGCGGCGTCATCATTGGGATGGTGATGGGCGGCGGCGACTTCGCCACGGTTTTGCAGACCTACTCCATTGTAACCATTGGCGACGGCCTGGTGTCCCAGCTGCCAGCGCTGATGATCTCCACAGCTACCGGCATGGTCGTTACCCGGTCCGTTTCGGAGGGCAGCCTCAACAGGGATGTGATTGCGCAGTTTAAAGCCCAGCCGAGAGCCATGATGACGACAGGCGTCATCCTGCTTTTTCTGGGGGTCATCCCAAACACACCGCATGCTGCGCTGATCATCGGCGGCGGGGGTCTTGTGGGCGGCGGCTATCTGGTCAAACGCAGCATGGAAAGACAGAAAACCATTGCAGCCGCCGCCGAGGGCGCAGCGGCACAGCCGGAAGAGGCGCCGCCCAGCGAAAGTGATTACTACAAGGATATCAACAATGTCTACTCCCTGCTGACAGTTGAACCGATAGAAATGGAGTTCGGCTACAGCTTGATCCCCATGGTGGATGAAGGCCAGGGTGGAAAGCTGATCAGCCGTATCGTGATTTTCAGAAGGCAGTACGCCCAGGACATGGGCTTTGTATTTCCATCCATTCGTCTGCATGACGCCGCATCCCTGGGGACAAACCAGTATGTGATCCGCATTCGCGGAGAAGAGGTGGCCAGGGGAGAGATTCTGGTGGACTACTACCTGGCTCTGGAGCCGGCGAATCCTCTGGGGGAGATCGACGGTATTGAGACCGTGGAACCAGCTTATGGAATCCCCTCCCGCTGGATTTTGCCGGAGAACCGGGAGATGGCGGAGGTTTATGGCTACACGGTGATTGACCCTCTGTCTGTGATGCTGACGCATCTCTCGGAGACCATCAAAAAGTATGCGTATGAGCTGTTGAACCGGGCGGAGACGATTCAACTGGTGGAAAATTTGAAGCAATCCTCCCCGGAGCTTGTGGAGGAGGCAATTCCAAGCGTGGTCTCTTATGCCACCTTGGAAAAGGTCCTGCGCAGTCTTTTGAAGGAAGGCGTACCGATCAAGGACCTGGGAACGATTCTGGAGACCTTGGTGGACGCCTTGGGCCAGGGGCGGGACGTGGACGCGGCCACCGAACAGGTGCGCGGTGCATTGGCCAGGACGATTACGCGCCGGTTCTGTGAAGATGGGCAGCTGCGCGTTGTCACACTGGACGCCGAGGTGGAGAAGAAGATCATTTCCTCGCTGACAAGAAATGAGCAGGGCGTCTATCTGGCGATGGGGCCGGATCTGATGCAGCAGATCGTCACACAGATGGCGGAGTATCTTCGTAAGTTCAATGAGCTCTCGCAGACGCCGGTGATTCTGGTCAGCCAGGTGATCCGCGGATATTTCAGCAAGATGATTACACAATTTTACCCTGGAGTCTATGTGCTCTCCTTCAATGAGGTCACAAGCTCTGTACAGATTCAGGCCATCGGAAACATCGCCATGGACACGGCGTCACGGAAGGCGGTGGGCCAGTGA
- a CDS encoding sigma-70 family RNA polymerase sigma factor: MSEATAYADHGYTEEAVEKLDTQELLRLYKETGDEALKWPVVLRYTDLIKSAAIQVRGVYSSFAQVDDIVNEGILTLLNAIDKYDPGKGVKFETYVSKRIRGMVIDLARKQDWIPRTVRQRGREIDKAISELTALLGRHPTEGEVAEKLGITKERYQKDIAGIALSSILSLDMLMDAREADDFRVEVPSRDAETQPEKALETQELQQILAEGIQMLSRNEQIVLSLYYEKNLHMKEIAQVMDLSSPRISQIHARAIQKLRDHMEQYFRGTNTPTRKGGNQKCSRDSIT; this comes from the coding sequence GTGAGTGAAGCAACAGCTTACGCCGATCATGGCTATACGGAGGAAGCAGTTGAGAAGCTGGATACCCAGGAGCTCCTGAGGCTTTATAAAGAGACCGGGGATGAGGCACTGAAGTGGCCGGTGGTTCTTCGCTACACGGACCTGATCAAAAGTGCAGCCATTCAAGTAAGAGGCGTATACAGCAGTTTTGCCCAGGTGGATGATATTGTCAACGAGGGAATTCTCACCTTGCTGAATGCGATTGATAAATATGACCCGGGCAAAGGGGTAAAATTTGAAACGTATGTCTCAAAAAGAATTCGCGGCATGGTCATTGATTTGGCGAGAAAACAGGATTGGATTCCCCGCACCGTCCGGCAGCGGGGCAGAGAGATTGACAAAGCCATTTCAGAGCTGACCGCCCTGCTGGGGAGGCATCCAACGGAGGGCGAGGTGGCCGAAAAACTGGGGATCACAAAGGAGCGATACCAAAAGGACATAGCGGGAATCGCACTGAGCAGCATACTCTCCCTGGACATGCTGATGGACGCACGGGAAGCGGACGACTTTCGGGTGGAGGTCCCATCCAGAGATGCCGAAACGCAGCCTGAGAAGGCCCTGGAAACACAGGAACTGCAGCAGATCCTGGCGGAGGGCATTCAAATGCTGTCCAGGAACGAGCAGATTGTGCTGTCCCTCTATTACGAAAAGAACCTGCATATGAAGGAGATTGCCCAAGTCATGGACCTCAGCAGTCCGAGAATTTCTCAGATACACGCCCGGGCCATTCAAAAGCTGAGAGATCACATGGAGCAGTATTTTCGTGGGACCAATACTCCCACAAGGAAAGGCGGGAATCAGAAATGTTCAAGGGATTCTATAACCTGA
- a CDS encoding flagellar hook-basal body protein yields the protein MFKGFYNLTSSMLTHQQNLNVIANNMVNISTAGYKQDRYTASTFDDVMYSRMGNKHNTGQEIGRQSYIRAASQIYTDYTQGTLEPTGVALDFAIHGDGFFAVQDPDGGIAYTRMGNFSLDDAGYLCLPGYGQVLNPELQPIYLGTDQIYGGNQGTIYYDEGGLIGQLGVFLFEDTGALERNGEGLFVGAQGTAAQDAEVLNGYLERSNTDIVKQMTEMITYQRALQSAAQVSKMYDQLMTKATTEIGRM from the coding sequence ATGTTCAAGGGATTCTATAACCTGACATCATCCATGCTGACACATCAGCAGAATTTGAATGTCATAGCCAACAATATGGTGAATATCTCCACAGCGGGATATAAGCAGGACCGGTATACCGCCAGTACATTTGATGATGTCATGTACAGCCGGATGGGAAACAAGCACAATACCGGGCAGGAGATTGGAAGACAGAGCTATATCCGCGCCGCCAGCCAAATTTACACCGATTATACACAGGGAACGCTGGAACCGACGGGAGTAGCGCTGGACTTTGCCATCCATGGAGACGGCTTTTTCGCCGTTCAAGATCCGGATGGCGGAATTGCATATACGCGCATGGGCAATTTTTCGCTGGACGATGCAGGCTACCTCTGCCTGCCGGGATATGGACAGGTGCTGAATCCGGAGCTGCAGCCCATTTATCTGGGAACGGATCAGATTTACGGTGGAAATCAGGGAACCATCTACTATGACGAAGGCGGGCTGATCGGGCAGCTGGGGGTGTTCCTCTTTGAGGATACCGGCGCGCTGGAACGCAATGGCGAAGGACTGTTTGTGGGTGCGCAGGGCACGGCCGCACAGGACGCGGAGGTGCTCAACGGATATCTGGAACGCTCCAATACGGACATCGTTAAGCAGATGACAGAAATGATCACATACCAACGGGCGCTTCAAAGCGCGGCCCAGGTTTCCAAAATGTACGATCAGTTGATGACAAAAGCGACCACGGAAATCGGACGGATGTAA
- a CDS encoding flagellar hook-basal body protein — translation MNQSFFIGAVGAHQQQKRLNVQGNNIANVNTYGFKAEKGRFAALMYEDIKAIDNAQLPSGAGACLWTTDTDFSSGAGIDTGRAQDYMISGDGFFALVDLTTNEVSLTRNGAFSIAELQRATGETDENGQPVIERVMYLSDGDGRFVLSDTGSMIEVTDGNAEQPVGIFDYINYNGMEHLDGTRFLAVEKNGGLRVGDGTLVHGMLEASNVDLAEEMTKVIESQRAYSMALKMVQTSDEIETVINNLRS, via the coding sequence ATGAATCAATCCTTCTTTATCGGCGCGGTTGGCGCACATCAACAGCAAAAGAGACTAAATGTTCAGGGAAACAATATTGCAAATGTCAATACATATGGGTTCAAGGCGGAAAAGGGACGCTTTGCGGCGCTGATGTATGAGGATATCAAGGCGATTGACAATGCGCAGCTGCCCTCAGGGGCGGGGGCCTGCCTGTGGACCACAGACACGGATTTTTCTTCCGGCGCTGGTATTGATACAGGGAGAGCGCAGGATTATATGATTTCAGGAGACGGCTTTTTCGCGCTGGTGGATCTGACCACCAATGAAGTATCGCTTACCCGAAACGGAGCATTTTCCATCGCGGAGCTGCAACGAGCCACCGGCGAGACGGATGAAAATGGACAACCTGTCATAGAGCGGGTGATGTACCTGTCCGATGGAGACGGCCGCTTTGTTCTCAGCGACACAGGCAGCATGATTGAAGTGACAGACGGTAATGCGGAACAGCCGGTGGGAATTTTCGATTATATCAATTATAACGGTATGGAGCATCTGGATGGAACAAGGTTTCTCGCGGTTGAAAAGAACGGCGGACTCCGGGTTGGGGACGGGACGCTGGTTCACGGAATGCTGGAGGCATCCAATGTGGATCTGGCAGAGGAAATGACGAAGGTGATTGAATCCCAGCGGGCCTACAGCATGGCGCTGAAAATGGTCCAGACGTCTGATGAGATTGAAACCGTCATCAACAATCTGCGAAGCTGA
- a CDS encoding chemotaxis protein CheC encodes MTIKNYSDLNSLELDTLKEIGSIGTGNAATALSSLIGQQVRIEMPEVRIMGYNEAIEWIGGPEEITAGVLVKMSGQVNGIMLSVQQLEFVNLVLESMLGKGVEDYSGLHEMECSALIEVGNIMISTFINALSSLAGIDIELTVPAFTVDMQGAIMTVPMAEYGGQSDYIMTIGGNFVRNGKTVPCRLLLSPDIRSLNFLLRKLGVSSGA; translated from the coding sequence ATGACCATTAAAAATTACAGCGACCTGAATTCTTTGGAACTTGACACACTCAAGGAAATCGGGAGTATTGGCACCGGGAATGCCGCCACCGCGTTGTCCTCACTGATTGGGCAGCAGGTACGGATTGAGATGCCGGAGGTGCGCATCATGGGGTACAACGAGGCCATTGAGTGGATCGGAGGCCCCGAGGAGATCACAGCAGGCGTATTGGTCAAGATGAGCGGGCAGGTGAATGGGATCATGCTCTCCGTACAGCAGCTGGAATTTGTCAATCTGGTGCTGGAGAGTATGTTGGGAAAGGGCGTTGAGGATTACAGCGGCCTTCATGAGATGGAGTGCTCTGCCCTAATTGAGGTAGGAAATATTATGATTTCTACCTTTATCAATGCCCTGAGCAGTCTGGCGGGAATTGATATTGAGCTGACAGTGCCCGCCTTTACCGTGGATATGCAGGGGGCCATTATGACGGTGCCCATGGCAGAGTACGGGGGACAGTCGGATTATATTATGACCATTGGCGGCAATTTCGTCCGCAATGGCAAAACAGTTCCCTGCCGGCTGTTGTTGTCTCCGGACATTCGATCTTTAAACTTTTTGCTAAGGAAGCTGGGCGTGAGCAGTGGAGCATAA
- a CDS encoding chemotaxis protein CheD — translation MEHKLIVGIADMKMAKDSGMLVTYALGSCIGICLYDPLKKLGAMVHVMLPLNMETGRTNTMKYADTGIRETLRMMESRGAMRSRITAKIAGGAKMFEVSGGALGNIGQRNIESVHINLKREGIRLLKEDVGGTVARTLLFDVSTGMGCVRCYGKPELII, via the coding sequence GTGGAGCATAAGCTGATTGTTGGTATTGCGGACATGAAGATGGCAAAGGACAGCGGGATGCTGGTGACTTATGCGCTGGGGTCCTGCATCGGCATTTGCCTGTACGACCCGCTGAAAAAGCTGGGGGCCATGGTTCATGTCATGCTGCCGCTGAATATGGAGACCGGCCGCACCAATACCATGAAATACGCGGATACAGGAATCCGTGAGACCCTGCGGATGATGGAGTCCAGAGGCGCGATGCGTTCCCGCATCACCGCGAAGATCGCAGGCGGAGCGAAAATGTTTGAGGTCAGCGGCGGCGCACTGGGAAATATTGGACAGCGCAATATCGAAAGCGTTCACATCAACTTAAAGCGGGAGGGTATCCGGCTTTTGAAAGAGGATGTGGGCGGAACCGTGGCGCGCACCCTGCTGTTTGATGTATCAACGGGCATGGGATGCGTCCGCTGCTATGGCAAGCCAGAGCTTATTATTTAG
- a CDS encoding chemotaxis protein, with protein sequence MLEEDKKGILLESGTNEIEVMEFTIDGSLYGINVAKVKEILVSAPVKPMPHAHAAVEGIFKPRDVVITVVDLPKYLLGVSEEKGPKDLFIVTNFNKMNIAFRVHTVVGISRISWKDIQKPDKTISGGREGVATGIAQCGEDLVTILDFEKIVAEIAPETTIQMSEIEQLGPRNRSDSAIVVAEDSILLSKMIEEALHKSGYVNTRMFPNGQELWDYLNTLRGNDRLDELVSLIITDIEMPQMDGHRLTKLVKSDKEFQHIPLVIFSSLITEEMRRKGKELGADEQMSKPEIGHLVQVIDHLLDHPKR encoded by the coding sequence ATGCTGGAAGAAGATAAAAAGGGAATTTTGCTGGAGTCCGGGACAAATGAAATTGAAGTCATGGAGTTCACCATCGATGGCAGCCTGTATGGTATCAACGTGGCAAAGGTGAAAGAAATTCTGGTTTCCGCGCCGGTTAAGCCCATGCCCCATGCGCACGCCGCGGTGGAGGGTATTTTCAAGCCGCGGGATGTCGTGATCACAGTGGTGGACCTGCCGAAATATTTGCTGGGAGTGTCGGAGGAAAAAGGGCCAAAAGACCTGTTTATTGTGACCAATTTCAATAAAATGAATATTGCATTCCGGGTTCACACCGTAGTGGGGATCAGCCGTATTTCCTGGAAGGATATCCAAAAGCCCGACAAAACAATATCCGGAGGCAGAGAGGGCGTTGCCACAGGGATTGCCCAGTGCGGGGAAGATTTGGTCACGATTCTGGACTTTGAAAAAATTGTGGCGGAGATTGCGCCGGAGACCACCATACAGATGTCTGAAATTGAGCAGCTGGGACCGCGGAACCGCAGTGATTCTGCCATTGTAGTGGCAGAAGATTCCATACTTTTAAGCAAAATGATTGAGGAAGCGCTGCATAAGTCCGGCTATGTCAACACGAGGATGTTCCCCAACGGGCAGGAGCTGTGGGACTATCTGAACACCCTGCGGGGCAATGACAGGCTGGACGAGTTGGTATCGCTGATCATCACGGATATTGAGATGCCGCAGATGGATGGACACCGGCTCACAAAGCTGGTAAAGAGCGACAAAGAGTTTCAACATATTCCGCTGGTCATCTTTTCCTCTCTGATTACAGAAGAGATGCGGCGCAAGGGAAAAGAGCTGGGAGCGGATGAGCAGATGAGTAAGCCGGAAATTGGGCATTTGGTTCAGGTGATTGACCATTTGCTGGATCATCCGAAACGCTGA
- a CDS encoding EAL and HDOD domain-containing protein, whose product MGSKYIVRQPIKDAAGEILGYEILYHGENQAFIGDAGAANEFAAADTIYNFLTQNSTKSLKGSLNFMTFTTMLLMKKTPRLFDKSELVIQIDDSVIIHPLSMHFVNQYAREGYKIAANEFQFAPRYLTLLDSLDYIKLNSKTTTDAAMHNIIDIAHSMHKKCIVTNIETEKQYQKAVALGADAMEGTYVAEKLTTKAHSGAYLQSNFFRLMVAVTKDEPDVNEIEQMISMDASLSFALLKMANSVYFALRHRATTIHQAIMTLGLGQLKQWIYLLSAGSTDNQMDAGAEEFLKLSFMRANFCSELMKYAQDMPISRSEAYLMGMFSTLNYLIDAPLEEILNEVPIAEEIKAALLRKEGRCGKLYDLVLSYEAANWNKISGLAEELGIPNQVLTGVYFICMENVNMLWEQLNHPYAEQDQPEGSAPGAGQ is encoded by the coding sequence ATGGGCAGCAAGTACATTGTAAGACAGCCGATTAAAGATGCGGCAGGTGAAATCCTGGGATATGAGATTCTATATCACGGTGAAAACCAGGCGTTTATAGGAGATGCCGGTGCGGCCAATGAGTTTGCCGCAGCAGATACCATCTATAATTTTTTGACGCAGAACAGCACAAAAAGCCTAAAGGGCTCCTTGAACTTCATGACCTTTACCACCATGCTCCTGATGAAAAAAACGCCAAGGCTGTTTGATAAGTCAGAGCTTGTGATTCAGATTGACGACAGTGTAATCATACATCCGCTGTCCATGCATTTTGTCAATCAGTATGCCCGGGAGGGATATAAGATTGCGGCCAACGAATTCCAGTTTGCACCCCGATATTTGACATTGCTGGATAGTCTAGACTATATCAAGCTCAATTCCAAAACAACGACAGATGCCGCCATGCATAATATTATTGACATTGCACACAGCATGCATAAAAAGTGCATTGTCACCAATATCGAGACGGAGAAGCAGTACCAAAAGGCGGTGGCGTTGGGCGCAGATGCGATGGAGGGAACCTATGTCGCAGAGAAGCTGACGACAAAGGCCCATAGCGGAGCGTACCTTCAGAGCAACTTTTTCCGCTTGATGGTGGCGGTAACGAAGGATGAGCCGGATGTCAATGAAATCGAGCAGATGATCTCTATGGACGCCAGCCTCAGCTTCGCCCTGCTGAAGATGGCAAACTCGGTGTATTTTGCTCTGCGGCATCGGGCGACGACGATTCACCAAGCCATTATGACGCTGGGACTGGGGCAGCTGAAGCAGTGGATTTATCTGCTCAGTGCCGGCAGCACGGATAACCAGATGGATGCCGGAGCGGAAGAGTTCCTGAAATTATCTTTCATGCGGGCGAACTTCTGCAGTGAACTGATGAAGTATGCCCAGGATATGCCGATTTCCAGATCAGAGGCATATTTAATGGGAATGTTTTCTACGCTCAATTACCTCATTGACGCGCCGCTGGAGGAAATTTTAAATGAGGTTCCAATTGCGGAGGAGATTAAGGCGGCACTGCTGCGCAAGGAGGGACGCTGCGGGAAGCTGTATGATCTGGTGCTGAGCTATGAGGCCGCCAACTGGAACAAAATCAGCGGCCTCGCGGAGGAGTTGGGGATTCCCAACCAGGTATTGACCGGCGTGTATTTTATCTGCATGGAAAACGTCAATATGCTGTGGGAGCAGTTGAACCATCCGTATGCGGAGCAGGACCAGCCGGAGGGGAGTGCGCCGGGAGCGGGGCAGTAA
- a CDS encoding late competence development ComFB family protein, whose product MASVKGSNTSKTAHVMNLLSRNRGAEPPLPTDGAAASALPEDTHSPQAPPILTSLQNDMAVSSAIKDALQASLEEEAEAPAPSCSMPEPPVPSLSQENHMQDAPPSAETPPATPPAAEKDAETQPPAEPLSSPAVCETTCENIMQLLVEEKADQYMTLFGLCRCSRCRNDVLALALNQLPPKYVVMPVRELTPRLSIYEGRFNSAVTAQILRACKEVLEHPRHDIS is encoded by the coding sequence ATGGCCTCAGTAAAGGGTTCCAACACCAGCAAAACCGCCCATGTTATGAATCTGCTCAGCAGAAACCGCGGTGCCGAGCCTCCCCTGCCCACAGACGGCGCGGCTGCATCTGCTTTGCCGGAAGACACCCATAGCCCGCAGGCACCCCCTATTCTGACATCCCTGCAAAATGATATGGCAGTCTCCTCTGCCATTAAGGACGCTCTGCAGGCATCCTTGGAGGAGGAAGCAGAAGCACCAGCTCCTTCTTGTTCCATGCCAGAACCACCGGTGCCTTCCCTTTCACAGGAAAATCACATGCAGGACGCGCCCCCTTCCGCGGAAACGCCGCCAGCTACACCTCCAGCCGCGGAAAAAGACGCTGAAACTCAGCCGCCTGCGGAGCCCCTTTCCTCTCCCGCAGTCTGCGAGACCACCTGCGAAAACATTATGCAGCTTCTGGTGGAGGAAAAAGCCGATCAGTATATGACGCTCTTTGGCCTATGCCGCTGCAGCCGCTGCAGGAATGACGTTTTGGCGTTGGCATTGAATCAGCTTCCGCCCAAGTACGTCGTCATGCCGGTCCGTGAACTCACTCCCAGGCTCTCTATCTATGAGGGACGGTTCAACTCCGCTGTCACCGCCCAGATCCTGCGTGCATGCAAGGAGGTCCTGGAGCACCCCCGGCACGATATATCATAA
- a CDS encoding ParA family protein translates to MPEIITVTNQKGGVGKTTVAAALVCGLHQRGARVLGIDLDPQGNLAFALGLDIGSGHTVYDVLTGAAMIQEAVISTQYGDILPSDIMLSTAEVAFTAPRREFMLAQQLNLLSGAYDFVVIDTPPALNILTINAYVASTSLIIPMEAEVLSLVGISQIQDTIEAVRQSFNPNLKVLGILLNKFNARLTLSQEILELAEEVACQLDSQVFPTKIRRGVGVAMAPAHGQSVLTYRPASKPALDLQSIVSIVAGDRFPLPEKS, encoded by the coding sequence TTGCCAGAGATTATTACTGTTACCAATCAAAAGGGCGGCGTCGGAAAAACAACCGTCGCCGCAGCACTGGTCTGCGGCCTTCACCAAAGAGGCGCCCGGGTGCTGGGCATTGACCTCGATCCCCAGGGAAATCTGGCCTTTGCCCTTGGACTGGATATTGGGAGCGGACATACTGTTTATGATGTGCTCACCGGCGCTGCCATGATTCAAGAGGCCGTAATATCCACCCAGTATGGAGATATTCTTCCCTCTGACATCATGCTGTCCACCGCCGAGGTTGCATTTACAGCGCCGCGCCGCGAGTTTATGCTGGCCCAGCAGCTGAATCTGCTCTCAGGTGCCTATGACTTTGTTGTGATTGACACTCCGCCGGCACTGAATATTCTGACGATCAACGCCTATGTCGCCTCAACAAGCCTCATCATTCCCATGGAGGCGGAGGTCCTCAGCCTGGTTGGAATCTCTCAGATTCAAGACACCATAGAAGCGGTACGCCAATCCTTTAACCCGAACCTGAAGGTTCTGGGCATTCTCCTCAATAAATTTAACGCCCGTCTGACTCTCTCTCAGGAGATTCTGGAGCTGGCGGAGGAGGTCGCCTGTCAACTGGACAGCCAAGTGTTTCCCACGAAGATTCGAAGGGGCGTCGGAGTCGCCATGGCTCCGGCTCATGGTCAGAGTGTTCTCACCTACCGTCCTGCCTCTAAGCCTGCCTTGGATTTGCAGAGTATCGTAAGCATTGTGGCGGGAGATCGGTTTCCACTTCCGGAAAAGAGCTGA